Below is a window of Gossypium hirsutum isolate 1008001.06 chromosome A12, Gossypium_hirsutum_v2.1, whole genome shotgun sequence DNA.
CGGAAGGAGAAAGTCATTGCTTTCGATTTGTGCTAACCAATCTCGCTTTTCttgttttatgttgttttatattaattttaaccgTAAACCATTATGTTTCAAAGTTCTCGAATGTTTCATATGAGATAATGCTATTATGCAAGTCTCCTTGGAAGATATAATATCTCATTCCCGACCAGATTGTAAGATTCGAGACATGAGATATCACATTTGTTGTTAAAACAATTAcagttttatttacattttaaatatcaatttattaaGTTCCAAATTCATTTATCTACATTACTTAATCAAATATGGGATATAAACAAGCTTATGAAATCTCTCATGCTAATCCGATGAtgaattagggacttaaataTACCATAATCAAAGTAGGGATTTACTTGTTGAATATGGCCTAAATGTAATATATTCGTttgtatacttatattttttcgatcagattggtttaataaaattactcGTAAGTTACATTAATATGTATATTGCCTTCAatgatttttgcacgcaaagtaaaATGAAAGTAAGTAttggtttgtaacaccccatactagACCTAATCGTGAGGTTTGAGTTATGGAATGTGACAATCATTATTGGTGGAACTAACGTCACATAAACATCATACAATCATCCGCACATGCCGGtaaatataaatcacattcatttTAAGCTACACAATTATTTTTGAGTCCCACATGAGCTTGTTAAAGCTCTTTTGCTAACCTGTACATGAATTAGGACaaaattataaagttttaatAGTATCGGACTGACATCGCGGTTTCAAGATTTTCACCTTGCGAAATCATCAAGTCAGTGAGTCATGTTGCGACTTCAGGTATATCGACGTGGCGACGTGACTCATTGTCGGCCTTAAGCCGTGACCTCGGGGTTGAAGATCACAACCTTGTCCCTATTTTTGGCAAAATGTGTTGGAAAAATTCTACTTAAAAAACACTATTCTTAcacagggaaaaataaaaatttaaaaatcgagcCGATTTGTTATATAGGTGCGATTTCAGTCATAAGATCAGCTCACCCAATTTGGAACAGCTATACGAATTCACCTACTTTCTTTACCAAAACAAGGAAAGAAACATTCAGGAGTTGAACTAAATAGCAACTTCTCGTAATTAGAATTGTCCTTAAAACTTTCAATACTTACACTGGCATCGATATTTCTATAAAAATCCAACCTTTCATTAACCCCAAGAAAAAAGTTCAGTTAGCTTCCAGAATTCCTTCAATACCACCTTTGTCAATTCCTCTCCAACTTCAACAAtgccattttctttctttcatcttCTTTGCTACATTACTATAATATTTGCAGGTGATATGCCTTTGTTTTATATCTTACATCTGCAGTTTCAAGTGCTTTAGTTGTAAGGAAATTAGATCCTTCACTTTACTAATATCTGGAATATTGGGGTTTGATGATTTGTAGAAGTTGATGCAGTAAATGAGGGCGCTTcgaaatctaaatctaaattaaGGCTGTTTGTGTTTGGAGACTCATACGTTGATACGGGTAATTGGAGAAAATCCATTGGAAGTTCGTGGAAAGAGCCATACGGCATCACTTTTCCTGGCAAACCATCTGGTCGCTTTTCTGATGGTCGAGTCCTCACTGATTACATAGGTCACATAATTTTCACCATATCTTCTATATTGCTAAATTTAACGAATTTATTTATTGAAGGAAAatctaataaatttattaaaatataatgaaattataataatatttcctTACTTTGGCACCCACACAAAATCGATGAATTTTtttgttactttatttatttacatgaaaATGGATTGTAGATATTGAGCTCAAACCCACACCTATTAGATGCCATCTTTAGAGTGATTTTATGAATAACTAGACTTAGACCTTGCTTAATtgtgatattttttttttgatactTGTGTAAAAGTTTAAGGTCAAGTCCTCGTCTAGCTAATATTTTTGTGTCGTAATTTAGGAGTCAGTTTTAACAAAAGTAATAAGCATTCATATTCACCAATAAATATTGGATGTAGTGGTAAGGtgcattatattttaaaaatgagaaCCTaagttcaaattttgaaaataaatttattcagTAAGTAACCAAGAATCTcgaatatgaattataaaatagacgtgaaaaatactaaaaaaaaattcatattcatTCGTctctcataaaaataaataaaagaaaattataattcCCTTATTAGTAGTAAACTTTATAACgatctttataaagaaaaatCATAATGAAATCATCATAGGTAAGTTATAATTAAATCGtaaaatatctaaaatatttgaaaatttattttataatgattaaattttgctattagtccttatactttgtGAATGTATTGGATTTAAtccatatactttaatttggtcattttcagcccttgtacttttcaaattttaaaatgttctCACCAAAGATAATGATTAAATTCTTTAAGTTTTACTATTTCCCCAATTTGATGGACCaaaaatattatcatatgtgtaatgtcatgttagcttattatttccacatattactcactaaaaatttaattaacgGATTAACTACTGTCATTTgcatcaaaactaaaatttcaaaattaaaaaattacaaggACTTACAATGATTCAATTGGAGAATATGGACCAAATCTACAATTATACATATAGTACAGGACTAGTGGTTGAATTTTAACCGGTATTATTTAGGTGAagactaaattttcaaaatttgaaaagtataaggactaaattctcAACTTTAACAAAGTACAATCACTAACAGTAGAATTTAACCAATTGATAAATAAAGgtttttttaagcaataaataaagTTTActtataattaaatcataaaatgctgtttatgcatatattttatttttacaattttataatcCCACTGCTAGCATGAAAATAGAACTGTGTGATTTATTTGAAAATGGTGGCAGCATCGTATTTGGGGATAAGAACTCCAATAGCATACAAATGGAGGAAAGAGGTGAAGAGATCAAATTTAGAATATGGTATGAATTTCGCGTATGGAGGGACGGGAGTGTTGGATACTTTGGCCAATCAACCCAACATGACTacccaaattgatttttttcaacGTTTGGTTGAACAAAAAGTGTACGGTAAGCAGGATCTCGACAACTCCGTTGCCCTCGTCTCGGTCGCCGGCAATGACTACGCTACTTATCTTGCTAGGAACACACACGATCTCCAGGTGAGTTAATTTGGTATCCTAATTATCTGAtctaaaatttttcatgtttttggaGAAATTTTGTATAATCCAAGtaatattatccaaatttatATCTCATTTTGGATCATTGTCTAAATCCaacttttttcttcaaaattgaagatttataatttagccaaatgaaacacctttcaccataacaatacaaaaaatataatataaaattttaatcaattacataatattaatataacaTGATAATGTAAAATATCCGCATTTTCATCTTGaagaaaatcaaattcaaataaaaatcctGAACTTCAAGATGAAATTACTAATGtgtcattaaactattagaaaAAGATAATATCCCTATTTCATACAATTCTTTTTCGGTAGTCTTTATCCTATCACTGAatgtatcatttttttattaatgtacgTACCAATACTAGTTTATTTTAGTGTTccgtttcatatttatcaaatatctttttaaaataataagtaatacattaatattatatataaataaaatttcctttatattttataaaaagtaaaatttatttgaacatacttttatcaaaattatttatcaattttaattaattttaagggtaaactacacctaatatcactaaactattagtaagtttatgttttgttcactcaacttcaaaatgttacaaaatagtaattgaactatttaaaagttttcatataAGCCACTAAAGTGGCTGTAAAATTTATTGTTATATAGCCTTTTCATTTGCACTACTTGTACCAATCGAAAATTTTTATTacccttctcttctacaattcagtttttttatatgaatagcTTCAAATGTCACGAATTTGCGAGTCTAAATTCAAATAGTTTTCTTCTCCAATCTCCAACATTGATCGTTAGGTCGACTTAGATTTAAGGTATGCTCTTCTATTTCTCGATGAATAATGATCCAGCGCACTAATCTTGAATCATTGTTTGGAGCTTGCTagtcaaacttttaaaaaaacgTAACAAttcaattacttaaataaaaactttcaaataattcaatcatCATTCTATAActtccaaaatataaacttactaataatatAGTGACATTGAGTGTAATTTACTCTAATTTTAATCTTCTAatagtaaatttaaaatattttaaacttttaggAGTTAACTTgtatattaaacaataaaaaataacattcatatacatataattaataattagtgGAAGAGATAATAGACGGTTGACGTGAATTCCAAACATGTTAGCATGTGATATGCTAAAAgagattatatattttgttttgatttgacaGAAATTGGGTGACTTTACTAAAAAGATAATGGATCAGCTGGAAATAAACATAGACAGAATCCGAGGTTTAGGAGTGAAAAGAATAGCAGTAACATTGATTGAGCCAATGGGATGCATACCTCTACAAGCTGTCTCTTCCTCCTATTCAAATTGCACTCAAGCCTTGAACTTAGGATCTAAGTTCCACAACCAAATGTTGAACCAATCTCTCCAAAACTTGAATGCTAAGGACAACTCTACTGTTTTCATCACCCTTGATCTCTACGATGCATTTTTTTCAGCTCTAAACAAGTTTACAACGCATGCACCAggtatctttatatatatatatatatgatacatTGGATTAATGGGGATAGGAATAATTAAATTGGGTTTGTATGAAATTGCAGCAGGAAGTTTGGGATTGAAGCCATGCTGTGAGGGAAAAGATATGGGGAAATATTACTGTGGAAGTGTGGATGAGAGTGGGGCAAAGCTGTACACTATTTGTGAGAATCCAAATTTGTCATTCTTTTGGGACACACTCCATCCTTCTCAGAATGGTTGGCATTCAATTTTCTCCTCTCTACGATCTTCCCTTCACAAGCTCACTATCTAGTCATCACTTTACTAAACCAAATACATATACTGAAGCTGGATGTAAACTTGGGAGAATTTAATTATTCAATGAGTAGATTTCATGTCTCTTCTGTTTTATTATGGGATTAACTTCATCCTTAAAACAAGTGTTATGTCATCAATTTTTACATACTCGTCTATATCCCATATCTTCATGTACTaagaataaaagttttaaataattGTTCTTACAGAAAAAACACTGAAATTGTAAGATTGAAAACAAAAAATCCATAACTTCGATTacactatttaaaaataaataattaaatttaaaatgaaagaacCAAAAAGGTCCAATAAGTTTAAACCAAAGACATTGAAATTCTATGTAAGATATTGTTGATACATGGTGTCAACAGAAGTGGAGAAGGAGGTGGTCAATATTTTGGTGAAGTAGAGAGGAAAAAGATAATCCTATCCTATCTGGAATTCCCTCAAATGGAGCATCTTGGGATTATTTAAACCATGGCTTATCCATGGGTTTTCGGGTCGGATTTGGGTCAGGTTATTACATATCTTATTATAATTGTGTAACAATTTGTGACCCACTTGGCCGAAGAAGAATTATAAAATGACTCTTCTCAGACAATCTGACATTTAAGAAGTGTGTGTAAGCTTACCATGTAAGTTTTAACTTGAAACTTTGTTGAGCAAGTTttgttgttggatagtgtgatacagGAATCAAAAATTGTATTGCAGAATATTATGTACTATATTTCTTGTAAgaaagaatttgtttgtaaattAACAAACTCAGAGAAAATTTAAATCAGCGAGCTATTTGGAAGTTGTGATCTTAAATCAGTTAAGTTAAAAGAACTTAGGTTGCGAGCGTAAATCAACTAACCTTTAATCATTAGATCAGAACATAGGTCAGTGAATTGTTTCGAAGTTGCGAGCTTAACTCGGTTAACTCAAATAACTGGAGGTTACGAGCTTAACTCAACCAACCTTTAATCATCAGTTGGGAACGTAGGTCTGTGAGCTATTTGGAAGTTGTGAGCTTAACTCGGCTAACTTAAATAACTGGAGGTTGCGAGCTTAACTCAGCTAACCTTTAATCATCAACTGGGAACGTAGGTCCACGAGCTATTTCGGAGTTGTGAGCTTAACTCAGTTAACTCAAATAACTGGAGGTTGCAAATTTAACTCAACTAACCTTTAATCATCAATTGGGAACGTAGGTCCACAAGCTATTTCGGAGTTGCGGGCTTAACTCAGCTAACTCAAAATAATTGGAGGTTACAAGCTTAACTTATCTAACCCTTAATCATCAGTTGGGAACGTAGGTGTAATGCCCCGAATTTTTGAACTATTGTTGTTAGTTTATGTTAATAATTCAATCTGTATCTGTGGCTAAGTGTTCTGTTGTGTGATTGAGGTTAGGGGTTCAAGTCTCGCTTTTAAGAAATTTCGTTATTTTTGGTTCAACTATTATGATTGAACTGTCGACTTAAGTTTATTTATGTGTTAATTTGTgtcaagaatgagcttgttggttcaatggttaagtttCTATGTATcctttggtcttgtgtttgagtctTTTTGTAAcgaccctgtaacacccctaacctgtatccgtcgccggaatagggctacgaggcattaccgatcaattacagcatacaacatacatttctcatacatgaatCCATTaccacataaaaattaatcaaacataatcatattgtcccttataaggctctacgagacgttaaaacatgcttggaagaggttcgagactaaatcgataacatttgaaaactttggaaaacttaaaaaattttcatgcatacaaggttcacatgcccatgtgaacaggccgtgtgcctcacacagctacCAGACATGCCCGTGCGTCTAAGCCGTATAACTTTCTGACTTGTTTAACTAAGATTCAGGGATCACACGGTcgagtcacacacccatgtgctcaACCGTATGGCACGAaaataggcttgatttaagccattATTCCTACCTATCATTCATGTACCTAAAAGCATTCATTTGGCGTTATTTTCACATACAATAGGCAACCAAAAATAACCATTTCAtgcacatttcataccatttaaattccatccattttactactcaaatccataaccaaaatcatgccaaaacaATATGCCATAACCTTAACTTCTATATGCATTTTCTCACCATCTTATTAACTATTTCATGTCTCgaaacatatcaattcatcatcttAAAACCAATTCACAACATGTCATTTCTCAACCATGACACATCATTAATAATTAGCCAAATCAATTAACCATATAGCAAACACATGAATCCATACTAAACTTGCCAAAAGATAAGACATTATATGCATCTTATATTACTTATCAAACTTATGAATTAAGCCAACTTATATggccaaatacataccaacatttacaagccaaatctcatggctaatatcataactcaaaacatatcatcacatcactagcctatacatgccatataccatatttacgaAGCAtctaaaagtaccaacaagtagtcgatagtgtgatgacggttCCTGATGATCCCCAATGTCCGAGCTAGCTTCTATAATCTATGAAATAaagaaagaacacacaaagtaatctttaaaagcttagtaagccatgtacaaataaaattatacatgaatcaATATCATTTCCATCAACATGAGTAAACAAATATAAGCTTACAAACCTTCCCAAATGTATACATATTCGATTTCAtaagtgaattcatcaaatatctcacttttcaatacttgtatgaatctcatacatacctgagtcacttaactcatttacacattctttctcgacttgacttttccCATTAAACCTttcagaatcgttaaggatactcagaaatcataTATAGCTCATactatgccatgtcccagatatgatcttacatgttatcacatatcggtGCCAATgtcccagccatggtcttacacgaaatcatataacaatgccaatgtcccaaccatggtcttacatgtaatcacaatacaatgccaatgtcctagacatggtcttacatgtaatcacatctcggtaattctaatgtcatgacatttgtatcctatactattcctaaggttcgtacaggactTTCGAATATCACAACTTCGtcaattcttgctcgtatttgcttGTTCAACATTCATAGTAATTCAATGACCattaaacatttataaatcaatttaaaggtatttatttgcatatgaatttACCTCGTATATACGATGAACGGATCGGAATGACTACTTACAACTTTCAATTTCCCctatctaaatctgatttctttctttcttgatctatatgaattcaaatttaactcatttaatcacctattcattcaatttcatcaaaaaatacttatttgggcatttttacactttaacccctaaagttttacatttattcaatttagtccttatttcataaaaacacaaattacaccaaatttgacaaaactcatgcttggccgaattaccatagtgccactagcagcccatatttcacatttatttcacatttcaaccacataatttacacttttcacaatttaatccctaaaacgcatttttttccaaaatcacttagcaaaacatattaatctaacatttaTCTTCCCTTTTTCATCGTAAAACcattcaaaagctcaagcattcatcaaaggaaattcacaaaatcaccaaaaaactaaaaaaattatggcacgggctagctagtactcaaagcaacgatcacaaaaacgcaGAAATCATCACAAACGGAtcaaaaaccgtaccttaatcaagcttaatATGTGTCGAAACTTAAAACACCATAAATGGCTTTCTTCTACCTTAATATTAGGCCAAGATGAAataaagatggacaaaaattaaattttttttattaataataactttatttaccaaataccaaaattaaccttaatgaaaccattataaaatcaccTAATACATGGCCATTTATGACCATTCCCattatcaatggtctaatatcatcataaggacctttggtttaatgaatcatagcaattaaacacttttaacaaatagaatacaacttttgcattttacgcgatttagtcatttttctcaaattgagctattaaacgataaaattagctcacgaaattttcacacatacatgctgtcatgctgtaaacacataaaataatattaaaataattttctaacattgaatttgtggttccaaaaccaatGTTCCGGTTTAACTAAaaccaggttgttacaactctccccccttagggattttcgtccccgaaaatcttactagtgaataggtttggatattgctttatCATAGAATTctctggttcccatgtagcttcttcaaccccgtgtcgatgccataatactttcactaatgcaattttcttatttctcagctctttgatctcacgagctaaaattctaATCTGTTCTTTAACATATGACATATCTGATTGAATTTCAACTCGATtggggaaatgacatgtgaagggttGGATCTATGTCATcgtagcattgatacatgaaacacattatgaattttttctaAATCAGACggcaatgctagccgataagccaCTAGCCCAAttcgctcaataatctcatatggtccgatgaaCCGTTGACTCAATTTCTTTTCCGACCGAACGTAATATCTTTTTCCTTggtgacacttttaaaaacactttatccccgatctgaaactcaatgTCTTTCTATTTCAAATCTGCGTGAGATTTCTGTCGGTtcgaagctactttcaaactatcgcaaattactttcactttttcttctgtttctttgatcagatcaacttcgtgaatcttattttcactaagctcagtctagtacaatagtgttctacatttacgaccgtatagagcttcatatggtgccatctttatacttgattggaagctattattataggcaaattcaatcaacagAAACTACTTTtctcacgtaccttcgaactcaagaatacaacatcacaacatatcctaaagtatctgaataactctctcagattgaccatccatctATTGCTGAAAAATGGTACTGAAATGtagctttgtacctaatgcctcttgtagtttcttccaaaattgtgaagtgaatcttggatctctatccgaaacaatagatagtGGCATTCTGTGTAACcgaacaatctcaaaaatgtacaaTTCTCTAATCTAACAAGTGAGTAATTTGTACTTACCGGTACGAAATGAATA
It encodes the following:
- the LOC107938907 gene encoding GDSL esterase/lipase At5g03610 — protein: MPFSFFHLLCYITIIFAEVDAVNEGASKSKSKLRLFVFGDSYVDTGNWRKSIGSSWKEPYGITFPGKPSGRFSDGRVLTDYIASYLGIRTPIAYKWRKEVKRSNLEYGMNFAYGGTGVLDTLANQPNMTTQIDFFQRLVEQKVYGKQDLDNSVALVSVAGNDYATYLARNTHDLQKLGDFTKKIMDQLEINIDRIRGLGVKRIAVTLIEPMGCIPLQAVSSSYSNCTQALNLGSKFHNQMLNQSLQNLNAKDNSTVFITLDLYDAFFSALNKFTTHAPAGSLGLKPCCEGKDMGKYYCGSVDESGAKLYTICENPNLSFFWDTLHPSQNGWHSIFSSLRSSLHKLTI